TTGAATCTGTCCAGTCTCGCCTGAGCTTCCTTCCCGATGTCGGATATCGAAAAAATCCAGCCATGGTCGGCCTCTTCAAGACTGACATCACTGTGGAGCTTGTTAACCGCGTCGGTTTGGACAGTTTCCGTGCGCGCCTTGCATTCGACAATCGCGCTGTCGCCAGAAAGCCGGTTAAGGCATTTGAGGTCTATTTCGCTACCCGCATCACGAACACGCTCTTTGACAACGTAGCTCTGATAGGTGAGGAAACGCCCGACAAGCGATTCAAGAAGACGGCCTTTGACTTCCCGGAAGTCGGAGCGGCTCTTGTCTAGCGGGATGGCTATTTTGAACTTCGAATCGTGGTTCATGCTGCAGCCGGAGAGGAGCGAATCCAAATGACGGAGTCTTGAGTTACCACTTCCCAGCGAAAATAGACAGCTAACGTCTCGCTTTACTACTCTCAAAAGTAGCTATCCGAAAGTTTTGACAGAAATACTCGACGGACCGGGACGGGAAGACCATAACTGGTCCACCCGACCTCGTGACTATCTACCGATGCTGGTGGCGTCGGTCGCGGCATGAAGCTCTTCCTTGGAGACCCCATCTGCAAGTTCGACCACCGTAGGCCACCTTCAACAACATCCAGCACGCCCAGATTCGTGATTATCCGCTTTACGAAGGAGATTTCCGACAAGGCACAATGACCGCTGATGGCGCATTGCTGACAACCCGACATCCAAAGTGACCGCATTAAATCACTTGAGCTTGATGAGCCCTGCCTTGGTCGGCCGAAATCCACAACTCTGATAGAATGAACTCAGATGCGGTTCGAAGTCGACATGCAACCAATTCGCGCCGCGCTCTCGCGCTACATTTGTGGCTTCTACCACCATGCGGGCAGCGATACCTTTTCGTCGCATCCGGGGGACAACGCAGGTGTCCAGGATGAAGGCGTGGACACCTCCGTCCCACGCCACATTCACGAAGCCGACAAGGCGATCATCTTGATAAGCCGCAATATGGGCAAGGCTGCGTGACAAGATGCCGGAGAAGTCTTTTGGCCCTTCGCTGCCCCAGGCTTCTAACCAAAGCATATTCAGCTCGTCCTGGCGCGGGAACGGATCAATCCGAAGCGTCACCATGTTGCCGCTCTCCAGTTATTGTGCACGCGACGTTTTCGAAGATAGTCATGGGCAGGCAGATTTCTACACCGCCTCGACCAGGAAGACTATGTCGTCGGAACTCGCTGCACCGAAGGGTTGCTCGTCCCAGCCCCATAGACCGCTTTGGGCCCCAGGCCGCCCCAGAGCAGCAGGTCCTCGATCCGAGATTTGGATAGGAAACGTAGCTCGCTGAAAGATACCAGTTGTTTGTCAGGGAACACTACTGAAGGGACGCCTTGGTACGGCGGCAGGGTTTCATCCTTTTGTCTCGCAAGCTTCTCACGGAATGCGGCGGGTTTACCGGCGTCACTGGCTAATCGGACCTCGCCGACAGCAGATGGAAGGGCGATCGTTGTCGTAAAGACGGTAACGATGGCGAGCAGGGCCGCGAATGACTTACAGATCATGATGTTCTCCTCCGACGCAATGACAAGCTATCAGAGAAAACGAAATCGACAACGGACGCTACCGGTGGTTTTACGCAACGACGTCTGCCGGTCCTTTGCTGTCGCTGCGCTTCCAGATATATGACCACCCATCGATTTTTCGGCCGCTTGCTTTCATCGATAGGGCCTGTTCAATCAATTGACCTCGGACAAGGCCAATCTTTTCCAAAACGCGGCAGCTTGCGTTGTGGTCTGCTGCGCACACTGTGCGGACTTCGGATAATGTTGATTGCTCGCGGACCCATTGCATGACCGCCGAGCCAGCCTCGGCTGCGAAGCCATGTCCCCAGAAGGCAGGTCCCAATCCGTAATGTATCTCTGCCGTCTCGTCGTCCAGTATGAACATGAGGAAGATGCCGATCGGTCTGTTGGCACGCTGGTCGATAATGGTCCAGAAAAAACGGCTGGTCTTACCCCAGGTGGTTTCGCCCGATGCACTGATGAGTTTTTCGGTTGTCAATTGCGACGTATGAGGACCCCGTGGCAAAAATTCTGAGGCTTGGACGTTCCCCGTGTACTCGTCGAACAGTATCCTGGCATCTTCGGCACGTGCAGCCCGCAGCACGAGACGCGGAGTTAGAATTCTGATCGGCGGCGAATTCATCATAACTTCCGTCTCTCCAGTGATCGCGTTGTCGTATGTCGGCATGGCCTTCCTGCCCGGATGGAGGTCATGCACAAAACTGTTCAGCGTGTTGCCGATGTTGTTGGAATGATTGGATAGTGAGCGAACCGGTCTTGAGCGCGGCAACCAAGTCAGAGCTGTTTATGATCTCCGAAACGCATTTCTCGACGGACATGTGGAACGTATCCACACGCAGATCAGGGGATCACGGCTCGAAGTTTAGTTCCTGTATCTGGGCCCACGTTGGGTTTGATCGACCTTCAATGGCAGGTGATCGCGTTTCGGCACGAGGGCGATGTGTTGTGACATCCGAACAAATAACTTCAACCTCAATGAAGCCACTGCCGGTGTCGGTCGCGACTTTTCTGAATGTGGCCCGGGTAAGATCGATAGGATTGACGGAGTCGGCGATGACGGTCCGGCCCAGACGCAAGTTGTCCTCGGCCACCCGATAAAGCGTAACATATCCCGCAGGTCCGACATCTTGTCGGTCTGCGAGTGGTGCTGACGAGCTGATGGCTTGTTCAATGGTATCAACCCGCAGGTAACACGCGCCGGTTCGAAGGGCCAAAGCCTGGGCAACAGTGCTCTTGCCCGAGCCGGGCAGCCCACCAAAAATAATCAGCATTCACCCCTCCCGTTCGTTGAGCATACACCACCCGTGGCACGTCGATCACCGCTGTGGCACATCTCGCCACGACGGTATTCGGCACGGGGATGGACATCTCTCTGTGGCAGTCGCGTTCAAATTCCATACTGTGAGGCAAGTTTGGGGATGTGAAAAGTGCGCAATTAGGTAGACACCACCCGACGGCATTGCGAATAATGCTCTGAACAGATGCTTTCTCTCGAACCTCTTAAATCCATCCAACATGTTAAATAATTATTCATCGTATGGTCGTTGTCGGCATGGGGCCACAACCTTTTGCTGGATTAGTGAGTATTCAAAGCATATTGGGATTTTCAGCGTGACTTTCGATTAGAGGCTTCGTGGTGCATATACGACTCGTGTTATTACTAACATTGCTTTTTCTACCTCTCCCCGCTTACGCGACGGAGGTGCAAAATGAAGTCGATCATTTTGTTATACATCTGAAACGCTTTTGTATTGACAGTGGTCTCTCGGCCAAAACCGCGCGGCAAGCGTGGGATGGCGCTGGAGCAACGAGTGCGTTCAACGGGCGCTTTATCGCTGACAATCGCGCCGAGCTTGATGCTGAATATGATTCAATGTTGGCAATGCCGGGCGGCGCAGATCGTATTAAAGCGTTCGGACCAACCAGGGAGGAGTTTATCGAAAGACAGGTGAGACCTGACCGAATTTTCTACTACGGAACCAGCCTGTTTGACTCACCCGTCGGCAAACGTCATTACACGCTGTCGGCAGAGCAACCGCCGAGTAAGGACACTTTTGACTGGTGCGATCTTCACGCGTCGTTTTCCTCTGTATCCGAAGCGCTCGTGCTTGTTGAGAAAGCTTTTTCACTCGAGGAGCGGCAATACAAACGTGGATCACGTATTGAGTGGCGGAGCGATTCTTATCCGAACTTGAAGTTTGGTGCTGTTGTTGACAAAGCAATTTCTGATGAAGCCGGTAATTTTATCATAGAAGTAAAACCCAAATAGGTTGCATACGCCTCGGCTCTGTGAAAACGGCATTACTGCACCGATGCGTAGTGCTGAGAAGAAGATGTGCGCACACGAATGTCGTGATGGGTTGCGATGTGGCGCTACTCCATGCGTTTGATAAAGACATTCCGGCTGGATGGGGTGCAGGTTCGATGCCCTTTTGCTAGCAAGGTTTCGGGGAGCCTTGCTGTCATAGCTCTTTCCGCCAACCGAAGTTCTGTCTGGTTATATGGCATACGCGACAAGGCGAACCCGGGTGGTCGCTGAAGGTCACGAACGTTTTCCAGACTAAGTGAAGCTTACGAAGCCTCTAGTTTTTTGGAGATCAG
The DNA window shown above is from Agrobacterium tumefaciens and carries:
- a CDS encoding GNAT family N-acetyltransferase; this encodes MVTLRIDPFPRQDELNMLWLEAWGSEGPKDFSGILSRSLAHIAAYQDDRLVGFVNVAWDGGVHAFILDTCVVPRMRRKGIAARMVVEATNVARERGANWLHVDFEPHLSSFYQSCGFRPTKAGLIKLK
- a CDS encoding GNAT family N-acetyltransferase; this encodes MPTYDNAITGETEVMMNSPPIRILTPRLVLRAARAEDARILFDEYTGNVQASEFLPRGPHTSQLTTEKLISASGETTWGKTSRFFWTIIDQRANRPIGIFLMFILDDETAEIHYGLGPAFWGHGFAAEAGSAVMQWVREQSTLSEVRTVCAADHNASCRVLEKIGLVRGQLIEQALSMKASGRKIDGWSYIWKRSDSKGPADVVA
- a CDS encoding AAA family ATPase, with the translated sequence MLIIFGGLPGSGKSTVAQALALRTGACYLRVDTIEQAISSSAPLADRQDVGPAGYVTLYRVAEDNLRLGRTVIADSVNPIDLTRATFRKVATDTGSGFIEVEVICSDVTTHRPRAETRSPAIEGRSNPTWAQIQELNFEP